From one Nothobranchius furzeri strain GRZ-AD chromosome 2, NfurGRZ-RIMD1, whole genome shotgun sequence genomic stretch:
- the sec63 gene encoding translocation protein SEC63 homolog: MAGQQFQYDDSGNTFFYFLTSFVGLIVIPATYYLWPRDQNAEQLRLKSLRRVHGRCLWYRLRLMKSQQSIVPTLKKAALLFGWAVFLLLAYKVSKLDREYQEYNPYEVLNLDPGASVSEIKKQYRILSLKHHPDKGGDEATFMRIVKAHSALTNDESRQNWEMYGNPDGPGATSFGIALPAWIVDQKNSMLVLLVYGLAFMVILPVVVGTWWYRSIRYSGDQILISTTQLFMHFMYKTPNMNMKRLTMVLTAAFEFDPRSNKEATIRPTDNIEVPQLIRELGNINVKKKEPPFCYPYSLKARVLVLAHLARMEVSEELEEDQRFVVRKSPAFLQEMINVGCQLTMMANSRGGFHAPRLVTIENCMKLTQMIVQGLQESKSPLLQLPHFEEEHLRYCISKKYKVRTLQDLVSLKDSDRRSMLRFLGEEKYDEVMAVLGTFPHITMDTKLQVLDDEDSNNITAGSIVTVTVTLTRKRMSDIFEKEQESTCQGDEAANTEEAGDANKAKTKVWQNKSKGAKKAAKSKRKKLTKKKATPALAKTKQANGNVTGNEATAAAVAAKEEEDEASDKGSESDEGEANKDSPSERDEDSDKQSDTEVDEVAGDDEEEWEALQQSIQRRERALLETKSKVTHPAYSLYFPEEKQEWWWLYIADRRDQTLVSMPYHVCTLKDSEEVELKFPAPSKTGNYQYSVILRSDSYLGLDQIKPLKLEVHEAKAMLDNHPQWDIPDTEEEDEEQEDSEGIEESDDEDEDND, translated from the exons ATGGCCGGACAGCAGTTCCAGTATGATGACAGCGGCAACACCTTTTTCTATTTCCTTACGTCCTTCGTCGGACTTATTGTGATCCCGGCTACATATTATCTCTGGCCGCGGGATCAGAATGCTG AACAACTGCGTCTAAAGAGCCTGCGGCGGGTTCACGGCAGGTGTCTGTGGTATCGGCTCAGGTTGATGAAATCACAGCAAAGCATTGTCCCAACTCTAAA GAAAGCAGCTTTGCTGTTTGGGTGGGCGGTGTTCCTGCTGCTGGCTTACAAGGTCTCCAAACTGGACAGGGAGTACCAGGAATACAATCCATATGAAGTCCTCAACTTGGACCCG GGTGCGTCAGTGTCAGAAATTAAGAAGCAATACCGTATACTGTCTCTCAAGCACCACCCTGACAAAGGTGGAGATGAAGCCACATTCATGAGAATCGTCAAAGCCCATTCTGC ACTAACCAACGACGAGTCTCGGCAGAACTGGGAAATGTACGGAAACCCCGACGGCCCCGGAG CCACCAGTTTTGGTATCGCCCTCCCTGCCTGGATTGTTGACCAAAAGAACTCGATGCTG GTGCTGTTGGTGTACGGACTTGCCTTCATGGTCATCCTCCCTGTAGTGGTG GGCACGTGGTGGTACCGCTCCATCAGATACAGCGGAGACCAGATCCTCATCAGCACCACCCAGCTCTTTATGCATTTTATGTACAAGACGCCAAACATGAACATGAAGC GTTTAACCATGGTGCTGACGGCAGCATTTGAGTTTGATCCTCGTAGCAACAAAGAAGCCACCATCAGACCCACAGACAACATTGAAGTGCCACAG TTGATCCGTGAGCTAGGAAACATCAACGTAAAGAAGAAGGAGCCTCCGTTCTGTTATCCCTACAGCCTAAAGGCCAGAGTCTTGGTGCTGGCTCACCTGGCCCGTATGGAGGTGTCGGAGGAGTTAGAGGAAG ATCAGAGGTTTGTGGTGAGGAAAAGTCCAGCTTTCCTTCAGGAGATGATCAACGTGGGCTGTCAACTAACCATGATGGCCAACAGCAGAGGAG GTTTCCACGCTCCTCGACTGGTAACCATTGAGAACTGCATGAAGCTGACCCAAATGATCGTTCAGGGTCTGCAGGAGTCCAAGTCGCCTCTGCTGCAGCTCCCTCACTTTGAGGAGGAGCATCTCCGCTACTGCATTTCTAAGAAG TATAAGGTGCGAACCCTGCAGGATCTGGTGAGTCTGAAGGACTCCGACAGACGCAGCATGCTGCGCTTCCTGGGGGAGGAGAAGTATGATGAGGTCATGGCGGTATTGGGAACCTTCCCTCACATCACCATGGATACCAAACTTCAGG TCCTTGATGATGAGGACAGCAATAACATCACAGCAGGCTCAATCGTGACAGTAACTGTCACCTTAACCAGAAAGCGCATGTCG GATATATTTGAAAAAGAGCAGGAATCAACATGTCAAGGAGATGAGGCGGCCAACACAGAGGAAGCG GGAGATGCAAATAAAGCTAAAACCAAAGTGTGGCAGAACAAGAGTAAAGGGGCGAAGAAGGCGGCCAAGTCCAAGAGGAAAAAGTTAACCAAGAAGAAGGCCACTCCCGCTCTTGCTAAAACCAAGCAGGCTAACGGCAACGTGACAGGAAAT GAAGCTACGGCTGCAGCAGTAGCAGCAAAGGAGGAAGAGGATGAAGCTTCAGACAAAGGCAGCGAATCAGATGAAGGTGAGGCTAATAAAGATTCACCCAGCGAGAGAGACGAGGACAGCGACAAACAGAGCGACACCGAAGTAGACGAGGTGGCCGGAGACGACGAGGAG GAGTGGGAGGCCTTGCAGCAGAGCATCCAGCGGCGAGAGCGGGCGCTACTCGAAACCAAATCAAAGGTGACGCATCCCGCTTACAGCCTCTATTTCCCCGAGGAGAAGCAGGAGTGGTGGTGGCTGTACATCGCCGACCGCCGGGATCAGACCCTCGTCTCCATGCCCTACCATGTCTGCACGCTAAAAGACTCAGAAGAG GTGGAGCTCAAGTTTCCTGCTCCCTCCAAAACCGGAAACTACCAGTACTCCGTCATCCTCCGCTCTGATTCCTACCTGGGACTGGACCAGATCAAACCACTTAAG CTGGAGGTCCACGAGGCCAAGGCTATGCTGGACAACCACCCGCAGTGGGACATCCCCGACACAGAGGAAGAAGACGAGGAGCAGGAGGACAGCGAAGGCATTGAGGAGAGCGATGACGAGGATGAGGACAATGACTGA